From Fundulus heteroclitus isolate FHET01 chromosome 5, MU-UCD_Fhet_4.1, whole genome shotgun sequence, a single genomic window includes:
- the stim2a gene encoding stromal interaction molecule 2 isoform X2, with protein MLVISIAFLVFPAALFVAAQSVGELHGLTSHGGHAGFDPPDPCMTIFPPCLSEADRYSLEALRNIHHMMDDDQDGGIEVEESMEFIIEDMKQQQTHKHSNLHREDQHITVEELWRGWKSSEVHNWTLDDVLRWLKDFVELPQYERNFKDFKVNGNTLPRIAANEPSFLSAQLKVLDQRDKQKLNIKALDVVLFGPPTRPPHNYMKDLLLIVSVVMGIGGCWFAQAQNKASKFHVARMMKDLESLQRAEQSLTDLQEQLERAQEEKRSVAVEKQYLEEKMRDEIIGAQEEAHRLHELRQGAVSELSRLRYAEEELEQVRGALKQAEKEMIASWTFSGALQQWLQLTHEVEVKYYNVKKHSAELQLGAAKEEAERIKKKRGSVLGTFHMAHSSSLDNVDHKIMEAKHALSEVTACLRERLHRWQQIELLCGFPIMRNPGLTNLTAQLYSDSTALGFPRVSQSSCSCRSSVHGSIEDLLDEPAAPIMPQMPVPIPPLKRSPRLRGSTISRARRPGVIPPSQPTMISSDPDLIPIRSPYSCYDDGEELLRQTLKKHTLRRIHGELCDAELTRSCFSNATPNHDTSTCWLHS; from the exons ACCCATGTATGACTATATTTCCACCATGTTTGAGCGAGGCCGATCGCTACAGCCTGGAGGCCCTGCGGAACATCCACCACATGATGGACGATGACCAAGATGGTGGCATTGAGGTGGAGGAGAGCATGGAG TTCATTATTGAAGACATGAAGCAGCAACAGACCCACAAACACAGCAATCTGCACAGAGAAGACCAGCACATCACAGTGGAGGAACTCTGGAGGGGCTGGAAGTCATCTGAGG TGCACAACTGGACACTAGATGACGTTCTACGCTGGCTGAAAGACTTTGTCGAGCTGCCGCAGTATGAGAGGAATTTTAAGGACTTTAAAGTCAATGGAAACACCCTTCCCAG GATTGCAGCAAATGAACCATCATTCCTGAGTGCCCAGCTGAAAGTGCTGgaccagagagacaaacagaagCTGAACATTAAAGCTCTGGATGTGGTGCTGTTTGGACCACCTACAC GCCCCCCTCATAACTACATGAAGGACCTGCTGCTCATCGTGTCGGTGGTGATGGGAATTGGAGGCTGCTGGTttgcccaggcacaaaataaAGCCAGCAAATTTCATGTCGCCAGAATGATGAAAGATTTAGAAAGTCTTCAGAGGGCAGAACAGAGCCTCACAGACCTACAGGAACA ACTGGAGCGGGCTCAGGAAGAAAAACGAAGCGTGGCTGTAGAAAAACAAtacctggaggagaagatgaGAGATGAGATCATTGGAGCTCAGGAGGAAGCTCACCGTCTGCATGAACTGAGGCAGGGAGCGGTCAGCGAGCTCAGCCGCTTACGGTACGCAGAGGAAGAACTGGAACAG GTCCGTGGAGCGCTGAAGCAGGCTGAGAAGGAGATGATAGCTAGTTGGACGTTCTCAGGCGCCCTTCAGCAGTGGCTCCAGCTTACACACGAGGTGGAGGTTAAGTACTACAACGTTAAAAAGCACAGTGCAGAACTGCAACTGGGTGCTGCCAAGGAAGAG GCAGAGAGGATCAAGAAGAAGAGGGGTTCTGTTCTAGGAACGTTTCACATGGCCCACAGCTCCTCTCTAGACAATGTTGATCACAAAATCATGGAAGCAAA GCACGCGCTGTCCGAAGTAACGGCTTGTCTGCGAGAGCGCCTGCACCGCTGGCAGCAAATCGAGCTCCTCTGTGGGTTTCCTATTATGAGGAACCCTGGACTGACTAACCTCACCGCTCAACTCTACTCAGACTCAACAGCCTTGGGGTTCCCCCGGGTATCACAGTCTTCATGTTCGTGTCGCAGCTCTGTTCACGGCTCAATAGAGGATCTTCTGGATGAGCCCGCTGCTCCCATCATGCCGCAGATGCCTG TCCCCATTCCACCTCTTAAACGCTCGCCTCGTCTTCGGGGATCCACCATCTCTAGGGCACGGCGTCCCGGAGTCATCCCTCCATCACAACCTACCATGATTTCCTCAGACCCCGACCTGATCCCCATCAGATCCCCTTATTCTTGCTACGATGACGGAGAGGAGCTCCTCCGGCAAACTCTTAAGAAACA CACCCTCAGAAGAATTCATGGTGAATTATGTGATGCTGAGCTGACCAGGTCCTGCTTCAGCAACGCaaccccaaaccatgacacttccacATGTTGGCTCCACAGCTAG
- the stim2a gene encoding stromal interaction molecule 2 isoform X1 yields MLVISIAFLVFPAALFVAAQSVGELHGLTSHGGHAGFDPPDPCMTIFPPCLSEADRYSLEALRNIHHMMDDDQDGGIEVEESMEFIIEDMKQQQTHKHSNLHREDQHITVEELWRGWKSSEVHNWTLDDVLRWLKDFVELPQYERNFKDFKVNGNTLPRIAANEPSFLSAQLKVLDQRDKQKLNIKALDVVLFGPPTRPPHNYMKDLLLIVSVVMGIGGCWFAQAQNKASKFHVARMMKDLESLQRAEQSLTDLQEQLERAQEEKRSVAVEKQYLEEKMRDEIIGAQEEAHRLHELRQGAVSELSRLRYAEEELEQVRGALKQAEKEMIASWTFSGALQQWLQLTHEVEVKYYNVKKHSAELQLGAAKEEAERIKKKRGSVLGTFHMAHSSSLDNVDHKIMEAKHALSEVTACLRERLHRWQQIELLCGFPIMRNPGLTNLTAQLYSDSTALGFPRVSQSSCSCRSSVHGSIEDLLDEPAAPIMPQMPVPIPPLKRSPRLRGSTISRARRPGVIPPSQPTMISSDPDLIPIRSPYSCYDDGEELLRQTLKKQDSQEKFYDSEFIASPSHSKMFSSPPTLEASSRRFYHDEAELCADSPVTKPSSEHLEAPAESPVHKMSEEEDETPADLDFSCRKMAKDKSMDPSLETSSFKISNEEFHPNAAPKKLYRRRSEVSMDVVLRKGLSHDLDMEDSPTKTEKDTTEDLMNVSSRNLYKERYDVDPLEMKKSYRHELETSTEAHRIISRDIMETSINGASRKKMRDDTDHPIETRRLTRNSMGMSQDTASRKHLLSTGDHHHESSLIAAPKDKISDSAMIPQRKISRDELEYCADTASIKMHPRETMEAFRDTSSVKDTPEFGLESSKSRGILRNEGEMSSGSVRRRIVGIPSSGTSSTDTFSENISWDRVNAPVDMHKHLTMREDFGGFESSSLPCRIGQPDLMQTSQVPWQSSSDLCAAGHLSQLVYDGILEKSCSSMASVSTPLSASTPNLPQSRLPAEVESPLSPTKAGHSSLASPHESGEDKNKDKDKSRKTLKLKNLFKKKNEPTPEKSHSGLQKL; encoded by the exons ACCCATGTATGACTATATTTCCACCATGTTTGAGCGAGGCCGATCGCTACAGCCTGGAGGCCCTGCGGAACATCCACCACATGATGGACGATGACCAAGATGGTGGCATTGAGGTGGAGGAGAGCATGGAG TTCATTATTGAAGACATGAAGCAGCAACAGACCCACAAACACAGCAATCTGCACAGAGAAGACCAGCACATCACAGTGGAGGAACTCTGGAGGGGCTGGAAGTCATCTGAGG TGCACAACTGGACACTAGATGACGTTCTACGCTGGCTGAAAGACTTTGTCGAGCTGCCGCAGTATGAGAGGAATTTTAAGGACTTTAAAGTCAATGGAAACACCCTTCCCAG GATTGCAGCAAATGAACCATCATTCCTGAGTGCCCAGCTGAAAGTGCTGgaccagagagacaaacagaagCTGAACATTAAAGCTCTGGATGTGGTGCTGTTTGGACCACCTACAC GCCCCCCTCATAACTACATGAAGGACCTGCTGCTCATCGTGTCGGTGGTGATGGGAATTGGAGGCTGCTGGTttgcccaggcacaaaataaAGCCAGCAAATTTCATGTCGCCAGAATGATGAAAGATTTAGAAAGTCTTCAGAGGGCAGAACAGAGCCTCACAGACCTACAGGAACA ACTGGAGCGGGCTCAGGAAGAAAAACGAAGCGTGGCTGTAGAAAAACAAtacctggaggagaagatgaGAGATGAGATCATTGGAGCTCAGGAGGAAGCTCACCGTCTGCATGAACTGAGGCAGGGAGCGGTCAGCGAGCTCAGCCGCTTACGGTACGCAGAGGAAGAACTGGAACAG GTCCGTGGAGCGCTGAAGCAGGCTGAGAAGGAGATGATAGCTAGTTGGACGTTCTCAGGCGCCCTTCAGCAGTGGCTCCAGCTTACACACGAGGTGGAGGTTAAGTACTACAACGTTAAAAAGCACAGTGCAGAACTGCAACTGGGTGCTGCCAAGGAAGAG GCAGAGAGGATCAAGAAGAAGAGGGGTTCTGTTCTAGGAACGTTTCACATGGCCCACAGCTCCTCTCTAGACAATGTTGATCACAAAATCATGGAAGCAAA GCACGCGCTGTCCGAAGTAACGGCTTGTCTGCGAGAGCGCCTGCACCGCTGGCAGCAAATCGAGCTCCTCTGTGGGTTTCCTATTATGAGGAACCCTGGACTGACTAACCTCACCGCTCAACTCTACTCAGACTCAACAGCCTTGGGGTTCCCCCGGGTATCACAGTCTTCATGTTCGTGTCGCAGCTCTGTTCACGGCTCAATAGAGGATCTTCTGGATGAGCCCGCTGCTCCCATCATGCCGCAGATGCCTG TCCCCATTCCACCTCTTAAACGCTCGCCTCGTCTTCGGGGATCCACCATCTCTAGGGCACGGCGTCCCGGAGTCATCCCTCCATCACAACCTACCATGATTTCCTCAGACCCCGACCTGATCCCCATCAGATCCCCTTATTCTTGCTACGATGACGGAGAGGAGCTCCTCCGGCAAACTCTTAAGAAACA AGATTCCCAAGAGAAATTCTATGACTCCGAGTTTATTGCATCCCCTTCTCACAGCAAAATGTTTTCTAGTCCTCCTACTCTCGAGGCTTCCTCTAGGAGGTTCTATCACGATGAAGCTGAGCTCTGTGCAGACAGCCCAGTTACAAAGCCTTCGAGCGAACATCTAGAAGCTCCTGCTGAATCTCCAGTTCACAAAATGTCCGAGGAAGAGGATGAAACTCCTGCAGATTTGGATTTTTCTTGCAGGAAGATGGCAAAAGACAAAAGCATGGATCCTTCTTTGGAAACCTCTTCTTTTAAGATCTCTAATGAAGAATTTCATCCAAATGCTGCACCAAAGAAGCTATATAGACGAAGAAGTGAAGTTTCAATGGATGTCGTGTTAAGAAAGGGGCTTTCTCATGATTTAGATATGGAGGACTCGCccacaaaaacagagaaagataCCACTGAAGATTTGATGAACGTTTCCTCAAGGAATCTTTACAAAGAAAGGTATGATGTAGATCCACTGGAGATGAAAAAGAGTTATCGGCATGAGCTAGAAACATCAACAGAAGCACATAGGATAATTTCACGGGATATTATGGAGACTTCTATAAATGGTGCTTcaagaaagaaaatgagagaTGATACTGATCATCCGATTGAAACTAGAAGACTGACAAGGAATTCAATGGGAATGTCCCAAGACACAGCTTCTAGGAAGCATCTGCTGAGTACAGGAGACCATCACCATGAATCCTCTCTGATAGCCGCACCAAAGGATAAAATATCTGATAGTGCTATGATACCACAAAGAAAGATATCTAGAGATGAACTGGAATACTGTGCAGACACCGCTTCTATCAAGATGCACCCCAGAGAGACAATGGAGGCTTTTAGGGATACCTCAAGCGTTAAGGACACGCCAGAGTTTGGTCTGGAGTCCTCAAAAAGCCGAGGAATACTTAGAAATGAAGGTGAGATGTCTTCTGGTTCTGTTAGAAGGAGGATAGTTGGAATACCATCAAGCGGCACCAGTTCAACAGATACGTTCTCTGAAAACATCTCCTGGGATAGAGTTAATGCTCCAGTTGACATGCATAAACATCTAACAATGAGGGAGGACTTTGGAGGGTTTGAATCAAGTTCTCTTCCATGTCGTATTGGACAGCCAGATCTTATGCAAACATCCCAAGTGCCATGGCAGTCTTCCTCAGACCTCTGCGCTGCTGGGCATCTGAGCCAGCTTGTGTACGATGGAATCCTCGAAAAGTCATGCAGCTCCATGGCCTCAGTGTCAACGCCTCTTTCAGCCTCTACACCAAACCTACCACAGAGCAGACTGCCAGCTGAGGTGGAGTCACCGCTGTCACCTACAAAGGCTGGCCACTCATCTCTGGCATCACCCCATGAGAGCGGAGAGGACAAGAACAAAGATAAGGATAAAAGCAGGAAAACCTTAAAGctcaaaaatctttttaaaaagaaaaatgagccAACTCCAGAAAAGTCTCACAGCGGTCTTCAGAAACTCTGA